Proteins found in one Pelmatolapia mariae isolate MD_Pm_ZW linkage group LG7, Pm_UMD_F_2, whole genome shotgun sequence genomic segment:
- the s100z gene encoding protein S100-Z yields MPSQLESAMDALMTVFYNYSGNDGDKYKLNKGELKELLNSELTDFLTSQKDPMLVEKIMNDLDSNKDNEVDFNEFVVLVAALTVACNDFFQEQQKKKK; encoded by the exons ATGCCAAGCCAGCTTGAGAGTGCAATGGATGCACTGATGACAGTTTTCTACAATTACTCGGGGAACGATGGAGATAAATACAAGCTCAACAAGGGCGAGCTGAAGGAACTCTTGAACAGTGAGCTCACTGACTTCCTCACG tctcAGAAAGATCCCATGCTGGTGGAGAAAATCATGAATGACCTGGACTCTAACAAGGACAACGAGGTGGATTTCAATGAGTTTGTTGTGTTGGTGGCAGCTCTGACTGTTGCCTGCAACGACTTCTTCCAAGAgcaacagaagaaaaagaaatag
- the crhbp gene encoding corticotropin-releasing factor-binding protein: protein MRVMERTFREQLFFLVLCLSVLKGDSRYIENNEITKDELYSFFNSELKREMPEELMYRRPLRCLDMVAVEGQFTFTAERPQLSCAAFFMAEPNEVISVDYDSVDIDCMGGDFITVFDGWVMKGEKFPSTHDHPLPLFERYVDYCDSGSLRKSVRSSQNVAMVFFRIHSAGSSFTLTVRKHTNPFPCNVMSQSPEGSYTMVIPQQHRNCSFSIIYPVEISISEFSLGHYNHLPKRSMPGCAESGDFVQLLGGNGIDTSKLLPITDLCIAFTGPTHMKIGCDNTVVRMVSSGKFVNRVSFSYRLLDSQELQTIKLNNVEDFCFNN, encoded by the exons ATGCGCGTTATGGAGCGCACTTTCCGGGAGCAGCTCTTCTTTCTGGTGTTGTGCCTGTCCGTCCTCAAGGGAGACTCCAGGTATATTGAG AACAACGAAATCACAAAAGATGAATTATATTCATTTTTCAACTCGGAACTCAAGAGAGAAATGCCCGAAGAGTTGATGTATCGCCGACCTTTAC GTTGTCTGGACATGGTTGCAGTGGAGGGCCAGTTCACCTTCACAGCAGAGCGCCCCCAGCTCAGCTGTGCCGCTTTCTTCATGGCAGAGCCCAATGAAGTGATCAGTGTGGATTACGACAGCGTTGACATTGACTGCATGGGAGGAGACTTCATCACT GTGTTTGACGGCTGGGTGATGAAAGGGGAAAAGTTTCCCAGCACCCACGATCACCCACTGCCTTTGTTCGAGCGCTATGTGGATTACTGCGACTCTGGATCGCTGAGGAAAAGCGTGCGCTCTTCTCAGAATGTGGCCATGGTCTTCTTCCGCATTCACAGTGCCGGCAGCAGCTTCACCCTGACAGTCAGGAAACACACCAACCCCTTTC CCTGCAATGTCATGTCACAGTCACCAGAGGGCAGTTACACAATGGTGATCCCacagcagcacagaaactgcagcttctccatcataTATCCAGTAGAGATCAGCATCTCAGAGTTCAGCCTGGGCCACTACAACCACCTCCCCAAG AGATCCATGCCCGGATGTGCAGAATCAGGGGACTTTGTACAGCTGCTGGGGGGAAATGGCATTGATACATCAAAGCTGCTTCCCATTACTGACCTCTGCATCGCTTTCACTGGACCAA CCCACATGAAGATTGGCTGTGATAACACTGTGGTGAGGATGGTGTCCAGCGGGAAGTTTGTCAACCGAGTGTCTTTCAGCTACAGGCTATTAGACAGCCAGGAGCTACAGACGATCAAACTCAACAACGTGGAAGATTTCTGTTTCAATAACTGA